Proteins from one Panicum virgatum strain AP13 chromosome 7K, P.virgatum_v5, whole genome shotgun sequence genomic window:
- the LOC120641879 gene encoding anthocyanidin reductase ((2S)-flavan-3-ol-forming)-like, with amino-acid sequence MAAAGDKKKKTACVTGGNGYIASALIKMLLEQGYAVKTTVRNPDDMEKNSHFKGLRELGPLTVLRADLDEEGSFDDAVAGCDYAFLVAAPVNMAAEDPEKEQIEPSVRGTLNVMRSCAKSGTVRRVILTSSAAGVYIRPELRGDGHVLDEGSWSDVEYLTANKPPTWGYCVSKVLLEKEASRFAAEHGISLVTVCPVLTVGAAPATRVRTSVIDSLSLLSGDEAGLAVLKGIEKTSGSVQLVHVDDLCRAELFVAEEDAAAGRYICCAVNTTVVELARFLARTYPQYSVKTNFTDDDQLLEKPRVRLSSAKLVREGFVFKHNTMDEIYDGVVEYGKALGILP; translated from the exons atggcggcggcgggcgacaagaagaagaagacggcgtGCGTGACCGGAGGGAACGGCTACATCGCCTCGGCGCTCATCAAGATGCTGCTGGAGCAGGGATACGCCGTGAAGACGACGGTCAGGAACCCCG ATGACATGGAGAAGAACTCCCACTTCAAGGGCTTGCGGGAGCTTGGGCCCCTGACGGTCCTCCGAGCCGATCTCGACGAGGAAGGCAGCTTTgacgacgccgtcgccggctgCGATTACGCCTTCCTCGTCGCAGCTCCGGTGAACATGGCGGCAGAGGATCCAGAG AAGGAGCAGATCGAGCCGTCGGTCCGAGGAACGCTGAACGTGATGAGGTCCTGCGCGAAGTCCGGCACGGTGAGGCGCGTGATCCTGACCTCGTCGGCGGCGGGAGTCTACATCCGGCCGGAGCTACGGGGCGACGGGCACGTCCTGGACGAGGGCTCCTGGTCCGACGTCGAGTACCTCACCGCCAACAAGCCACCAACCTGG GGTTACTGCGTCTCGAAGGTGCTTCTGGAGAAGGAGGCGAGCAGGTTCGCGGCGGAGCACGGCATCAGCCTCGTCACCGTCTGCCCCGTGCTCACCGtgggcgcggcgccggccaccAGGGTCCGCACGAGCGTCATCGACAGCCTCTCTTTGCTGTCAGGCGACGAGGCAGGGCTCGCCGTGCTCAAAGGCATCGAGAAGACCTCGGGCTCGGTGCAGCTGGTCCACGTCGACGACCTCTGCCGCGCCGAGCTGTTCGTCGCcgaggaggacgcggcggcggggaggtacATCTGCTGCGCGGTCAACACGACCGTCGTCGAGCTCGCGCGCTTCCTGGCACGCACGTACCCGCAGTACAGCGTGAAGACGAATTT CACCGACGACGATCAGCTCCTCGAGAAGCCGAGAGTGAGGCTGTCGTCTGCGAAGCTGGTGAGGGAAGGGTTTGTGTTCAAGCACAACACCATGGATGAGATCTATGATGGCGTCGTCGAGTACGGCAAGGCACTGGGAATTCTTCCATAG
- the LOC120641883 gene encoding anthocyanidin reductase ((2S)-flavan-3-ol-forming)-like, which yields MSAGSNKKVACVTGGSGYIGSALVKMLLEKGYAVKTTVRNPDDMAKNSHLKDLQALGQLEVFRADLDEEGSFDEAVAGCDYAFLVAAPVNITTENAEEELIEPAVRGTLNVMRSIAKAGTVKRVVLTSSAAGVYIRPELQGDGHVLDEGSWSDVEHLRAEKPPTWGYCVSKVLLEKAVCRFAAEHGISLVTVCPVSTVGAAPAPIVSTSIPVCLSFLSGDEARLGALEGMEKTSGGVQLVHVDDLCRAELFVAEENAAAGRYICCAVNTTVVELARFLAHKYPQYNVKTNFADDDQLLEKPRVSLSSGKLVREGFEFRYKTLDEMYHDMVGYGKALGILPS from the exons ATGTCGGCGGGCAGCAACAAGAAGGTGGCCTGCGTCACCGGAGGCAGCGGGTACATCGGCTCCGCGCTCGTCAAGATGCTGTTGGAGAAGGGGTATGCCGTGAAGACGACGGTCAGGAACCCCG ATGACATGGCGAAGAACTCCCACCTCAAGGACCTGCAGGCGCTTGGTCAGCTGGAGGTCTTCCGCGCGGATTTGGACGAGGAAGGCAGCTTCGATGAAGCCGTCGCCGGCTGCGACTACGCCTTCCTCGTCGCCGCTCCGGTGAACATCACGACGGAGAATGCTGAG GAAGAGCTGATCGAGCCAGCAGTTCGGGGAACGCTGAACGTGATGAGGTCGATCGCCAAGGCGGGCACGGTGAAGCGCGTGGTCCTGACCTCGTCGGCGGCCGGGGTCTACATCAGGCCGGAGCTGCAGGGCGACGGGCACGTCCTGGACGAGGGCTCCTGGTCCGACGTCGAGCACCTCCGGGCCGAGAAGCCGCCGACCTGGGGGTACTGCGTGTCCAAGGTGCTCCTGGAGAAGGCGGTGTGCCGGTTCGCGGCGGAGCACGGCATCAGCCTCGTCACCGTCTGCCCTGTCTCCACcgtcggcgcggcgccggccccgATCGTCAGCACCAGCATCCCGGTCTGCCTCTCATTCCTGTCCG GCGACGAGGCACGGCTCGGCGCGCTCGAAGGCatggagaagacctccggcggGGTGCAGCTGGTCCACGTCGACGACCTCTGCCGCGCCGAGCTGTTCGTCGCCGAGGAGAACGCAGCGGCGGGGAGGTACATCTGCTGCGCCGTCAACACGACCGTCGTCGAGCTCGCGCGCTTCCTGGCGCACAAGTACCCACAGTACAACGTGAAGACGAACTT CGCCGACGACGATCAGCTTCTCGAGAAGCCGAGAGTGAGCCTGTCGTCTGGGAAGCTGGTGAGGGAAGGGTTCGAGTTCAGGTACAAGACCCTGGACGAGATGTACCACGACATGGTCGGCTACGGCAAGGCATTGGGAATTCTGCCCAGCTGA
- the LOC120641882 gene encoding anthocyanidin reductase ((2S)-flavan-3-ol-forming)-like, producing MSPGDTKRTACVTGGNGYIASALVKMLLEKGYAVKTTVRNPDDMEKNSHLEDQQALGSLEVFRADLDEEGSFDEAIAGCDYAFLVAAPVNIHAKNPEKELIEPAVRGTLNVLRSCVKAGTVKRVVLTSSVAAVTSRPLQGDGHVLDEDSWSDVEHLAATNSPYRGYPVSKVLLEKAATRFAEEHGISLVTLCPVVTVGAAPAPSARTSVPNCLSLLSGDEAAFAVLDGIERATGCVPLVHVEDLCRAELFAAEEDAPPAAAGRYICCSLNTTIAELAHFLADKYPQHGVKTHLLSGERLEKPRVRLSSAKLVRAGFEFKYKTLEHIYDDMVEYGKALGILPS from the exons ATGTCGCCCGGCGACACGAAGAGGACGGCGTGCGTGACCGGAGGGAACGGGTACATCGCCTCGGCTCTCGTCAAGATGCTGCTGGAGAAGGGCTACGCCGTCAAGACGACGGTCAGGAACCCCG ATGACATGGAGAAGAACTCCCACCTCGAGGACCAGCAGGCGCTCGGATCCCTGGAGGTCTTCCGCGCCGACCTGGACGAAGAAGGCAGCTTTGACGAAGCCATCGCCGGCTGCGACTACGCCTTCCTCGTCGCCGCTCCGGTGAACATCCACGCAAAGAATCCTGAG AAAGAGCTGATCGAGCCCGCTGTCAGGGGAACTCTGAACGTGCTGCGGTCGTGCGTGAAGGCGGGGACGGTGAAGCGCGTGGTCCTGACCTCGTCGGTGGCCGCGGTCACCAGCAGGCCGCTGCAAGGCGACGGGCACGTCCTGGACGAGGACTCCTGGTCCGACGTCGAGCACCTCGCCGCCACCAACTCTCCTTACCGG GGATACCCGGTGTCCAAGGTGCTCCTGGAGAAGGCGGCGACCAGGTTCGCGGAGGAGCACGGCATCAGCCTCGTCACCCTCTGCCCCGTCGTCACcgtcggcgcggcgccggcgccgagcgccCGCACCAGCGTCCCCAACTGCCTCTCCCTTCTGTCCGGCGACGAGGCAGCGTTCGCCGTGCTCGACGGCATCGAGAGGGCCACCGGCTGCGTCCCGCTGGTTCACGTCGAGGACCTCTGCCGCGCCGAGCTGTtcgccgccgaggaggacgcgccgccggcggccgctgggAGGTACATCTGCTGCAGCCTCAACACGACCATCGCCGAGCTCGCGCATTTCCTGGCGGACAAGTACCCGCAGCACGGCGTGAAAACACATCTGCT GTCCGGCGAGCGGCTTGAGAAGCCGAGAGTGAGGCTGTCGTCGGCGAAGCTGGTGAGGGCAGGGTTCGAGTTCAAGTACAAGACGCTGGAGCACATCTACGACGACATGGTCGAGTACGGCAAGGCCCTGGGAATCCTGCCCAGCTGA